The Crocosphaera subtropica ATCC 51142 genome includes a window with the following:
- a CDS encoding type II toxin-antitoxin system VapB family antitoxin: MATNLEIDDQLIQEALKIGGHSTKREVVEAALKEYVQRRKQLEITELFGTIEYEDDYDYKQQRNQS; this comes from the coding sequence ATGGCGACCAATTTAGAGATTGACGACCAATTAATTCAAGAAGCATTAAAAATCGGTGGACATAGCACTAAACGTGAAGTAGTTGAAGCAGCTTTAAAAGAGTATGTTCAACGACGAAAACAACTAGAAATTACCGAATTATTTGGCACAATTGAATACGAAGATGACTATGACTACAAACAACAACGTAATCAATCATGA
- a CDS encoding XisI protein, translating to MEKIAEYRLYIQQLLTEYAQGSPSDEDIETELIFDRERDHYQVVYTGWKNRQSVYGCVLHLDIKNDKIWIQHDGTEIGIANELVNLGVPKQDIVLAFHEPLVREYTEFAVD from the coding sequence ATGGAAAAAATAGCAGAGTATCGCCTTTATATTCAACAGTTATTAACAGAATATGCTCAGGGGAGTCCCTCAGATGAAGACATAGAAACAGAACTAATTTTTGATAGAGAACGAGATCATTATCAAGTGGTCTATACGGGGTGGAAAAATCGTCAATCCGTTTATGGTTGTGTTTTACACCTAGATATTAAAAATGATAAAATTTGGATACAACATGATGGAACTGAGATCGGAATTGCTAATGAATTAGTTAATTTAGGTGTTCCTAAACAAGATATTGTCTTAGCTTTTCATGAACCTTTAGTTAGAGAATATACAGAATTTGCGGTGGATTAA
- a CDS encoding XisH family protein — translation MSAKDIFHHAVRKGLEKEGWSITDDPLRIRVGRVDMQIDLGTERMIAAEKDGEKIAVEIKSFVGTSNISEFHTALGQFLNYRVALENKQPERFLYLAIPQGVYQTFFSLPFVEMIIERF, via the coding sequence ATGTCTGCTAAAGATATCTTTCATCATGCGGTGAGAAAAGGATTAGAAAAAGAGGGTTGGAGCATTACAGATGACCCTTTAAGAATTCGTGTTGGTCGGGTGGATATGCAAATTGATCTCGGTACAGAGAGAATGATTGCCGCCGAAAAAGACGGAGAAAAAATTGCCGTAGAAATTAAAAGTTTTGTCGGAACATCAAACATTTCGGAATTTCATACAGCACTCGGTCAATTTCTTAACTATCGAGTTGCTTTGGAAAACAAACAACCTGAGCGTTTTCTCTATTTAGCGATTCCACAAGGGGTTTATCAAACATTTTTTAGTCTTCCCTTTGTGGAAATGATCATTGAGCGTTTTTAA
- the rppA gene encoding two-component system response regulator RppA has product MRILLVEDEEDLGLAIKQVLVSEKYIVDWVVDGVEAWHYLDNQWTDYSVAIIDWLLPKLSGLELCQRLRSHQNPLPVLMLTALGQPENRITGLDAGADDYLVKPFIMEELLARLRALQRRSPQFQPQTLSIGQFSLDDANNALCVNVTQPPQTIPLTVKEFQIFAYLMKHPDRIISGSKIRNQLWDLDAEPMSNVVAAQMRLIRRKLASYNCICPIETIRGQGYRFNS; this is encoded by the coding sequence ATGCGAATACTCCTAGTAGAAGACGAAGAAGACTTAGGACTAGCCATAAAACAGGTTTTAGTTAGTGAAAAGTATATTGTTGATTGGGTTGTGGATGGCGTAGAAGCGTGGCACTATTTAGACAATCAATGGACAGATTACAGTGTAGCGATTATTGATTGGTTGTTACCGAAACTGTCAGGGTTAGAATTATGTCAACGATTGAGATCCCATCAAAACCCCTTACCTGTGTTGATGTTAACTGCTTTGGGACAACCAGAAAACCGGATTACTGGTTTAGATGCAGGGGCCGATGATTACCTCGTCAAACCCTTTATAATGGAGGAGTTACTGGCACGTTTACGGGCATTACAAAGGCGATCACCCCAATTTCAACCCCAAACCCTAAGCATCGGTCAATTTAGTCTAGATGACGCAAATAACGCCCTCTGTGTCAACGTTACCCAACCCCCTCAAACCATTCCCTTAACCGTCAAAGAATTTCAGATTTTTGCTTATTTGATGAAACATCCCGATCGCATTATTTCGGGGAGTAAAATTCGCAATCAATTATGGGATCTCGATGCTGAACCCATGAGTAATGTAGTTGCGGCACAAATGCGCTTAATTAGACGAAAATTAGCTAGTTATAATTGTATTTGTCCCATTGAAACCATCCGAGGTCAAGGGTATCGTTTTAATAGTTGA
- a CDS encoding DNA adenine methylase: protein MDQQKQPKKKTNSPFRYPGGKFYARKLILASLPEHDSYCEPFAGGASIFFAKPTVKNNILNDKDEDLVNCYISIRDHVEKLISLLDGIPAKKELHSYYKNEFQPQNDLERAMRWYYLNRTSYSGIMKPQNCYWGYGDKYSMRPENWPYHLRTTSERLQGVDIYCLDFEELIGSLSDGYFLFIDPPYFNADQDKFYTCSFTTEDHQRLCSLLQKNKSKYNFLITYDNSPEIKEMYNWCVSVQDNQWNYTINRTDDQQNSRNLGDGYKGSRYKGRELFITNYDINSVVGITPLNLDQQGTKINSTENRYLQLSLFEN from the coding sequence ATGGATCAACAAAAACAACCGAAAAAAAAGACCAATTCGCCATTTCGTTATCCAGGGGGAAAATTTTATGCTAGAAAATTGATCTTAGCTTCTCTTCCTGAACATGATAGTTATTGTGAACCATTTGCAGGGGGAGCTTCGATATTTTTTGCCAAGCCAACGGTCAAAAATAATATTCTGAATGATAAAGACGAGGATTTGGTTAACTGCTATATTTCGATTAGAGATCATGTCGAAAAACTCATTTCATTACTAGATGGAATTCCTGCCAAAAAAGAATTACACAGTTATTATAAAAATGAATTTCAACCTCAAAATGATTTAGAACGTGCAATGAGGTGGTATTACTTAAATAGAACTTCTTATTCAGGAATTATGAAACCTCAGAATTGTTATTGGGGTTATGGAGATAAATACTCTATGCGCCCTGAAAACTGGCCATATCATTTAAGAACTACATCAGAAAGATTGCAAGGAGTAGATATTTACTGTCTTGATTTTGAGGAGCTAATTGGTTCTTTATCAGATGGCTACTTTCTATTTATAGATCCTCCGTATTTTAATGCAGATCAAGATAAATTTTATACTTGTTCATTTACCACAGAGGATCATCAAAGATTATGCTCACTGTTACAAAAAAATAAATCTAAATATAATTTTCTCATTACTTATGATAATAGTCCAGAAATAAAAGAAATGTACAATTGGTGTGTTTCTGTACAAGATAATCAATGGAATTATACAATTAATCGTACAGATGATCAGCAAAATAGTAGAAATTTAGGGGATGGTTATAAAGGTTCAAGATATAAAGGAAGAGAATTATTTATTACTAACTATGATATTAATTCTGTGGTAGGAATTACCCCTTTAAATTTAGATCAACAAGGAACAAAAATAAATTCAACAGAAAATAGATATTTACAATTGAGTCTTTTTGAAAATTGA
- a CDS encoding helix-turn-helix domain-containing protein produces the protein MKDEILRQFGQKLQKWRLIQNLSQEQLAEIINVDRTYISLLERGKRNPSLICIKSLAEALNINLNELILIPEWQENLQNFCHKYNIDMENLADVLNDPKVIPMIRGKAFEFTIKTLISNILPSARYQISNPKINAQTGLEDVDVAIYDQEQDKIYSAECKLAAKGEFKLDNNIPRIKVKCMRSRTLGETAARQKAKRTNLDFELLMIHNDQYVIQDFDLVVTSIANAFYETDEQGLFYWCPPEEAKDFLTKINATTQDEAFYKIYIARSDQLSVNGSNKTGQKVIKCTRTKKRKTGKKDAQGNDLYHRTCPEVLKNLNMKYCHFIPNYPVIYFDPQTGEPLSPWVKLENLESLLY, from the coding sequence ATGAAAGATGAAATTCTCAGACAATTTGGACAAAAATTACAAAAATGGAGACTCATTCAGAATTTATCACAAGAGCAGCTTGCCGAAATTATCAATGTTGATCGAACTTATATAAGTTTGTTAGAACGAGGAAAAAGGAATCCATCCCTTATTTGTATAAAGTCTCTAGCTGAAGCCTTAAATATTAACCTTAATGAATTAATATTAATCCCCGAATGGCAAGAAAATTTACAGAATTTTTGTCATAAATATAACATAGATATGGAAAATCTAGCGGATGTTTTAAATGATCCAAAAGTTATTCCCATGATTAGGGGAAAAGCTTTTGAATTTACAATCAAAACACTTATTTCTAACATTCTACCTAGCGCAAGATATCAAATAAGTAATCCTAAAATCAATGCTCAAACTGGATTAGAAGATGTTGATGTTGCTATATATGATCAAGAACAGGACAAAATTTATTCAGCAGAATGTAAATTAGCTGCTAAAGGTGAATTCAAACTGGATAATAATATTCCTAGAATCAAAGTTAAATGTATGAGATCAAGAACTTTGGGAGAAACAGCAGCACGACAAAAAGCAAAAAGAACTAATCTTGATTTTGAGTTATTAATGATACATAATGATCAGTACGTTATTCAAGATTTTGATCTAGTTGTTACTTCAATTGCTAATGCTTTTTATGAAACAGATGAGCAAGGTCTTTTTTATTGGTGTCCTCCAGAAGAAGCAAAAGATTTTTTAACTAAAATTAATGCTACTACTCAAGATGAAGCATTTTATAAGATATATATAGCTAGAAGTGATCAATTATCAGTAAATGGCTCAAATAAAACAGGACAAAAGGTTATTAAATGTACGAGAACAAAAAAAAGAAAAACAGGAAAAAAAGATGCTCAAGGAAATGATCTTTATCATAGAACTTGTCCAGAGGTTTTGAAAAACTTAAACATGAAATACTGTCATTTCATTCCTAATTATCCTGTTATTTATTTTGATCCTCAGACTGGAGAACCTCTAAGTCCTTGGGTAAAATTAGAAAATCTAGAAAGTTTGTTATACTAA
- the rppB gene encoding two-component system sensor histidine kinase RppB, whose translation MKTSQLFRHSRLRLAVWYTLVMGVILSVSGLGIYRSLVQSNWKAMEREIESIAGTLHDSLEPMLPPSENPTTVLKGILPELCLVGQTCHSNPSLIERHTIGISDRNTYYIRLFNHQRKLLAFSPNQPDNLSQTLNPEPWQTIKSNGIRYHQFTIILHSSDTHDLGINSSWGYLQLGRNLKPFDAEVKRLQVIFILGFPFVLGLVVISSWWLSGLAMQPIYQSYQQQQQFTANAAHELRSPLASLLATIEAILRIPPSQPQDLNKMLHTLERQGRRLSYLVTDLLLLTSLEGQSSSKGFQSCCLNDLVSDLIEEFSELATVANIDLIEQIPDEEIDVLGDESQLYRLVSNLMANAIQYTPNGGEVVVSLKTKENMALITIKDTRIGISREEQKRIFERFYRVDSDRNRKTGGTGLGLAIAQAIAHHHQGYITIQSQLGKGSLFTIYLPRAK comes from the coding sequence ATGAAAACCTCTCAATTATTCCGTCATAGTCGTCTCAGGTTAGCTGTTTGGTACACTTTGGTAATGGGAGTGATTTTAAGTGTATCAGGGTTAGGAATTTATCGATCTTTAGTTCAGTCTAATTGGAAGGCAATGGAGAGGGAAATAGAATCAATTGCAGGAACCCTTCATGACAGTTTAGAACCGATGTTACCCCCTTCAGAGAACCCGACAACGGTATTAAAGGGTATTTTGCCAGAATTGTGTTTAGTGGGACAAACTTGTCATTCTAATCCGAGTTTAATCGAAAGACATACCATCGGAATTAGCGATCGCAATACTTACTATATTCGTCTATTTAATCATCAAAGGAAACTGTTAGCTTTTTCCCCTAATCAACCTGATAATTTATCTCAAACTTTAAACCCTGAACCCTGGCAAACTATTAAAAGTAATGGCATTCGTTATCATCAATTTACGATTATTTTACACAGTTCTGATACCCATGATTTAGGGATTAATTCTTCTTGGGGTTATTTACAACTAGGACGTAATTTAAAACCCTTTGATGCTGAAGTGAAACGTCTACAAGTCATTTTCATTCTTGGGTTTCCCTTCGTTTTAGGGTTAGTCGTGATATCAAGTTGGTGGCTTTCCGGGTTAGCCATGCAGCCCATTTATCAATCATACCAACAACAACAACAGTTTACCGCTAATGCAGCCCATGAACTGCGATCGCCTTTGGCCAGTCTTTTAGCTACCATCGAAGCCATTTTAAGAATACCTCCTTCACAACCCCAAGATTTAAACAAAATGCTACATACCTTAGAAAGACAGGGAAGACGGTTAAGTTATTTAGTCACAGATTTATTATTGTTAACTAGTCTTGAAGGACAATCATCGTCTAAAGGGTTTCAATCTTGTTGTTTAAATGATTTAGTTAGTGATTTGATCGAAGAATTTTCAGAACTTGCTACAGTCGCTAATATTGATCTTATTGAACAAATTCCTGATGAGGAAATTGATGTTTTAGGAGACGAATCTCAACTGTATCGTTTAGTATCCAATTTAATGGCTAATGCTATTCAATATACACCTAATGGTGGTGAAGTTGTTGTAAGTTTAAAGACCAAAGAAAACATGGCATTGATTACAATAAAAGATACAAGGATCGGGATTTCTAGAGAAGAACAAAAACGAATTTTTGAGCGATTTTACCGTGTGGATAGTGATCGAAATCGAAAAACGGGAGGAACCGGATTAGGATTAGCCATTGCCCAAGCGATCGCCCATCATCATCAGGGTTATATTACTATTCAAAGTCAACTGGGTAAAGGTAGTTTATTCACGATTTATCTACCGAGGGCAAAATAA
- a CDS encoding site-2 protease family protein produces MWLLLIILGAITYYLAKKTVAPITRTPIWMIWLVMMMPAVVWTIWYEVNGEDQQIPLLWIIVPLVICFTLYVWLIRLGKIPSSDQPKETIPDSPPQLQNLDTPTQDSEQVRPITATEEKSLRDCFPWGVYYLQNLDYRPQAILCRGKLRTAPEKAYNSIKKNIEQVFGDRFLILFQEGLQGKPFFALVPNPWSKSETEDNKSKENLKRPLFALGLLFLTLLTTTLVGTISIAGVAKETISNDPSVLLQGLPYSLGLITILGVHEFSHYLTAVRYKIATTLPYFIPIPFFLGTFGAFIQMKSPVPHRKALFDVGVAGPLGGFIITLPLLLWGISLSEIVPMPTAENASLLNIEALDPRFSFLFAILVKLVLGSSFIAGKALHLHPLAVAGYIGLIVTALNLMPVGQLDGGHIVHAMFGQRTAVIVGQITRIFMLVLAMIRPEFLIWAILLFLMPIMDQPALNDVTELDDIRDFVGLFSLTLLILILLPVPGAISQWLQI; encoded by the coding sequence ATGTGGTTACTATTAATTATTTTAGGTGCAATTACATACTACCTGGCCAAGAAAACCGTTGCTCCCATTACTCGTACACCCATCTGGATGATTTGGCTAGTAATGATGATGCCGGCGGTAGTTTGGACGATCTGGTATGAAGTGAATGGAGAAGATCAACAAATTCCCCTTCTCTGGATTATCGTCCCTTTGGTTATTTGTTTTACCCTGTATGTCTGGTTAATTCGACTGGGTAAAATTCCCTCATCCGATCAACCCAAAGAAACCATTCCAGATTCACCCCCACAACTTCAAAACTTAGACACACCTACTCAAGACAGTGAACAAGTTCGTCCTATCACAGCGACGGAAGAAAAATCCTTACGGGATTGTTTTCCTTGGGGAGTCTATTACTTACAGAATCTAGATTATCGTCCTCAAGCTATTCTCTGTCGAGGAAAACTACGCACAGCCCCAGAAAAAGCCTATAATTCTATCAAAAAAAATATTGAACAAGTGTTTGGCGATCGCTTTTTAATCCTCTTTCAAGAAGGATTACAAGGAAAGCCCTTTTTTGCTTTAGTCCCTAATCCTTGGTCAAAAAGTGAAACTGAAGATAATAAAAGCAAAGAAAATTTAAAACGGCCTCTATTTGCCCTAGGATTACTCTTCCTAACCCTATTAACCACCACCCTTGTTGGCACGATTTCCATCGCAGGAGTTGCGAAAGAAACTATCAGCAATGATCCCAGTGTTTTGTTACAAGGATTACCCTACAGTTTAGGCTTAATTACTATTTTAGGGGTTCATGAATTTAGCCATTATTTAACGGCTGTTCGCTATAAAATTGCCACAACTTTACCCTATTTTATTCCCATTCCCTTCTTTCTTGGAACCTTTGGGGCATTTATCCAAATGAAATCCCCTGTTCCTCATCGTAAAGCCCTATTTGATGTGGGGGTTGCTGGTCCATTGGGGGGTTTCATTATAACGCTTCCCCTGTTATTATGGGGGATTTCTTTATCAGAAATTGTGCCGATGCCGACGGCTGAAAATGCTTCTTTACTGAACATTGAAGCCCTCGATCCTCGATTTTCTTTTCTGTTTGCTATTTTAGTGAAATTGGTTTTAGGGAGTAGTTTTATCGCAGGAAAAGCCCTTCATCTTCATCCTTTAGCAGTGGCTGGCTATATCGGATTAATTGTTACCGCACTCAATTTAATGCCGGTGGGACAGTTGGATGGGGGTCATATTGTTCATGCTATGTTTGGGCAAAGAACTGCGGTGATTGTGGGTCAAATTACTCGCATTTTTATGTTAGTTTTAGCTATGATTCGGCCAGAATTTTTGATTTGGGCAATTTTATTATTTTTAATGCCAATTATGGATCAACCGGCTCTTAATGATGTGACAGAATTAGATGATATAAGGGATTTTGTGGGTTTATTTTCTTTGACCTTATTAATCCTAATTTTATTACCGGTTCCTGGTGCTATTAGTCAGTGGCTACAGATTTAA
- a CDS encoding lipid-A-disaccharide synthase-related protein, translating into MVKKEVLFMSNGHGEDLNASLILQELHKIAPDISITAMPLVGEGNAYRSLHLPLIGQPKTLPSGGIFYMNPLTLLKDVFAGLISLTIYQIRTLLKYCSRYHLIIAVGDIFPVTMAYISGRPFVAFLVSTSSFYEGKLQLPWLTRWCLRSPRCLAIFTRDAFTAEDLQQQGLHNAYFLGYPIMDILTPTGKNLHLDDNIPTIALLPGSRVPEAIDNLELLLQVSESLATLEKVQFRVALVQAIKETHLKRLAEKLGWQYHSLGILVKDTIRIECYYQAFADIIDNCNLAIGMAGTAVEQVVGLGKPVIQLPGKGPQFTYAFAEAQMRLLGISVKTIGKSYKNPYLCTEATQTIQAILKDKNYLENCRKNGQERVGKPGGSLSIATAIAKLLCSEQKIFQKSNKKKGLN; encoded by the coding sequence ATGGTCAAAAAAGAAGTTTTATTTATGAGTAACGGCCATGGAGAAGACCTTAATGCTAGTTTAATTCTCCAGGAATTACATAAAATTGCGCCTGATATATCCATTACAGCAATGCCTTTAGTGGGAGAAGGCAATGCTTATCGTTCTCTTCATTTACCCTTGATCGGACAACCCAAAACTTTACCGTCTGGGGGTATTTTTTATATGAACCCCTTAACGTTATTAAAAGATGTGTTCGCAGGATTAATTAGTTTAACTATTTATCAAATTCGTACTCTTTTAAAATACTGTTCTCGTTATCATTTAATTATTGCAGTTGGGGATATTTTTCCTGTCACCATGGCCTATATTTCGGGTCGTCCTTTTGTAGCTTTTTTGGTATCCACTTCTAGTTTTTATGAAGGAAAATTACAGCTTCCTTGGTTAACTCGATGGTGTTTGCGATCGCCTCGTTGTTTAGCTATTTTTACAAGGGATGCTTTTACAGCAGAAGATTTACAGCAACAAGGACTTCATAACGCTTATTTTTTAGGCTATCCTATCATGGATATTTTAACCCCGACGGGAAAAAATTTGCATCTTGATGATAATATTCCAACCATTGCTTTATTACCGGGAAGTCGTGTCCCTGAAGCTATTGATAATCTAGAATTATTATTACAAGTATCGGAATCTTTGGCTACTTTAGAAAAGGTTCAATTTCGAGTGGCTTTAGTTCAAGCCATTAAAGAAACGCATTTAAAACGGTTAGCTGAAAAATTAGGATGGCAATATCACTCTTTGGGAATATTAGTTAAAGATACGATTAGAATTGAATGTTATTATCAAGCTTTTGCTGATATTATTGATAACTGTAATTTAGCGATCGGAATGGCTGGAACCGCCGTAGAACAAGTGGTTGGTTTAGGAAAACCAGTGATTCAATTACCAGGAAAAGGACCACAATTTACTTATGCTTTTGCAGAAGCACAAATGAGATTATTAGGAATATCGGTTAAAACGATTGGAAAAAGTTATAAAAATCCCTATCTTTGTACTGAAGCAACCCAAACCATCCAAGCTATTTTAAAAGATAAAAATTATTTAGAAAACTGTAGAAAGAATGGACAAGAAAGGGTAGGAAAACCAGGAGGATCTCTAAGTATCGCCACAGCGATCGCTAAATTGCTATGCAGTGAGCAAAAAATTTTTCAGAAGTCAAACAAAAAAAAAGGACTTAACTAA
- a CDS encoding HesB/IscA family protein produces MTQATQTPAKGIQLTETALKHVLMLREQQGKDLCLRVGVRQGGCSGMSYMMDFDDPSNIGEQDEVFDYDGFQIICDRKSLLYLYGLVLDYSNAMIGGGFEFTNPNANQTCGCGKSFGV; encoded by the coding sequence ATGACACAAGCCACTCAAACCCCCGCAAAAGGAATTCAACTGACCGAAACAGCCCTTAAGCACGTTTTGATGTTACGGGAACAACAGGGAAAAGACCTCTGTTTGCGTGTTGGGGTTCGTCAGGGAGGATGTTCCGGAATGTCTTATATGATGGACTTTGATGACCCTAGTAATATTGGCGAACAAGACGAAGTCTTTGATTATGATGGTTTTCAAATCATCTGCGATCGCAAAAGTCTTCTCTATCTCTATGGCCTCGTCCTCGATTATAGTAACGCCATGATCGGGGGTGGTTTTGAGTTTACAAACCCCAACGCTAACCAAACTTGTGGCTGTGGTAAGTCCTTTGGTGTTTAA
- a CDS encoding tetratricopeptide repeat protein, protein MTETAATAFEQGLERYKQGESLDTLIPHFKQICDRAPKNPTAWACLAWLYLLADKPELALKAAKKSVKIDNRPPQARINLALAMLDTGAKGVRDHIEAAQQMMSLDEEIHKDVVENIEDGLSRKPDWKSLQRVKKWLLSPE, encoded by the coding sequence ATGACTGAAACTGCTGCAACTGCTTTTGAGCAAGGTTTAGAACGTTATAAACAAGGGGAGTCCCTGGATACTTTGATTCCTCATTTCAAACAAATCTGCGATCGCGCCCCCAAAAACCCCACCGCTTGGGCCTGTTTAGCTTGGTTATACCTGTTAGCGGATAAACCAGAGTTAGCTCTCAAAGCTGCTAAAAAAAGCGTTAAAATTGATAATAGACCCCCTCAAGCTAGGATTAACTTAGCTTTAGCTATGTTAGACACCGGCGCAAAAGGAGTGCGGGATCACATCGAAGCGGCCCAACAAATGATGTCCCTTGACGAAGAGATTCATAAAGATGTCGTTGAAAACATCGAAGATGGATTAAGCCGTAAACCAGACTGGAAAAGTCTCCAGCGTGTTAAAAAATGGTTATTATCCCCTGAATAA
- a CDS encoding M48 family metallopeptidase: protein MQLSKTQLIGLKADDFRHPLDLEATTALKQLPGLDMIVRSLLGSVAEQFFYLNNIASSVLVSEKQLPHLHKLLVEAARILDLEPPQLYLQQNPVPNAYTFAMQGKQPFMVLHTSLVEMLTPEEIQGVMAHELGHLKCEHGVYLTLANIMVLGASLLPTWGTAIAQSLQAQMLQWVRCAEFSCDRAALLVAQDPKVVMSILMKLAGGSPTIAPQLNLEAFIQQARDYEAISNTALGEMLKQAQTEQLTHPVPVLRAKEIDRWASSQDYHHLLEQGKTEYNQKATTKGGWRNW, encoded by the coding sequence ATGCAATTATCAAAAACCCAGTTAATCGGATTAAAAGCAGATGATTTTCGTCATCCTTTGGATTTAGAAGCGACCACAGCGTTAAAACAACTCCCTGGCTTGGATATGATCGTTAGGAGTTTACTGGGTTCTGTAGCCGAACAGTTTTTCTATCTCAATAACATTGCTTCGAGTGTGTTGGTGAGTGAAAAACAATTACCCCATCTCCATAAATTATTAGTCGAAGCAGCCCGTATTCTCGACTTAGAACCCCCACAACTCTATTTGCAACAAAATCCTGTTCCTAACGCCTATACCTTCGCTATGCAAGGGAAACAACCCTTTATGGTGTTGCACACCTCTCTAGTGGAAATGTTGACCCCAGAAGAAATACAAGGGGTCATGGCTCACGAACTGGGACACCTTAAATGTGAACACGGGGTTTATCTCACCTTAGCCAATATTATGGTCTTGGGTGCGAGTTTATTACCCACCTGGGGAACGGCGATCGCACAGTCTTTACAAGCGCAAATGTTACAATGGGTGCGTTGTGCAGAATTTAGTTGCGATCGGGCTGCTTTATTGGTGGCACAAGATCCCAAAGTGGTTATGTCCATTTTAATGAAATTGGCTGGTGGTTCCCCCACCATTGCCCCCCAGTTGAACCTAGAGGCATTTATCCAACAGGCGAGGGATTATGAAGCCATTAGCAACACCGCTTTAGGAGAAATGTTAAAACAGGCGCAAACGGAACAACTCACCCATCCTGTGCCAGTATTGCGGGCTAAGGAGATTGATCGCTGGGCTAGTTCTCAAGATTATCACCACTTGTTAGAACAAGGCAAAACAGAGTATAATCAAAAAGCTACGACCAAGGGCGGATGGCGAAATTGGTAG
- a CDS encoding DUF2442 domain-containing protein, with translation MLQDIIEVQTKENYRLYLKFEDGNAGIIDISQVIDFIGIFEPLKDLSYFKTVKINPEWGTIYWENGADLDPDVLYSVITGKPIPNFQIQ, from the coding sequence ATGTTACAAGATATTATCGAAGTCCAAACTAAGGAAAATTATCGACTTTATCTTAAATTTGAAGATGGGAATGCAGGAATTATTGATATTAGTCAAGTGATAGATTTTATTGGAATTTTTGAACCTTTAAAAGATTTAAGCTATTTTAAAACAGTTAAAATCAATCCAGAATGGGGAACCATTTACTGGGAAAATGGCGCAGATTTAGATCCCGATGTATTATATTCAGTTATTACTGGCAAACCTATTCCTAATTTTCAGATACAATAG
- a CDS encoding PIN domain-containing protein, which produces MSNETCLVLDANIIIRALMNKKNLSAEKALETLNILLNFITIVDRSLYSQFEKNARERMRTRDIDDWPILALSLVFNCPIWTEDTDFFCAGVATWTTDRIHLLFE; this is translated from the coding sequence ATGAGTAATGAAACTTGTTTGGTATTAGATGCGAATATTATCATTCGTGCTTTAATGAACAAGAAAAATTTATCGGCTGAAAAAGCTCTTGAAACATTAAACATACTACTTAATTTTATTACTATTGTTGATCGATCTTTGTACTCTCAATTTGAAAAAAATGCTCGTGAACGTATGAGGACACGAGACATAGATGACTGGCCAATTCTTGCCTTATCTCTTGTTTTTAATTGTCCTATCTGGACGGAAGATACTGACTTTTTTTGTGCTGGTGTCGCAACATGGACAACAGATAGAATACATCTATTGTTTGAGTAA